tattaacacagTCAAAACTAACACTACATCTGTATTTAGGGGTGTCCAATTTACCATCACCTAGACGTATTAAAAGTCCCAAATCTGATAATGTATTAACCTATaagataaaaagaaaatattaaaattattaaatataataatttatcttgttaaaataataaaaataattaaatattttttttttataaaattacttgtGCTAAAAGATTGGCAGTcatattagtattttcttcaataatagcataaaatattGCTAATAAACGATCTAATGAAAAAACTTTAGGTCCAACTAGTTGACTAGTAGaattttctgttttatttactaaacgattagtttttctttttttatttgatgctTTAACAAACAATTGCTTAtcatattttggtaaattaaATGATGCAATATATgcagcaattaaaaaatatttggcatAATAAGGTAAATCCAAAGCCAGcttttcaaattttgttttctcaTCAGACAAACTATTGACATTTTCCaaactgaaattataattattattagtagtaattgaataatttgaatttatttatttactaattgggaatttaactaaataattacaactattcacatttaaaataaaaatccatgTCATTtactaaaagttataaaactcaaaatatattataaatttaattatattacaataaaattattaacgggccatttttttaaaaatgtttatcaatgtgataataggtattaaaaacttgaaatttcaACTAgtcaaatttaacttaatatattttactgaacATGTCAATCACTgtgaattcataaataaatttatcacatcatttttaatattgaaatggctttaatgaattaatttccttccaaaaatatattaatttttttaatatgtcatgctaaaataattattattttaaaactcctatataaatatttaatcttaaaaaacgtattatggtattatattaaactacacTTAAgtagttcataaaataatgatgaaaacattattataataggtaccttgTTCCtagatatacattatttaacaataattgaatactAGGACTTATTTTTCTGAATAACAACGGTTGATTCATTTCTGTACATGATCCATCTTCTATTGgctctatatatttaatgaataggAGATTTgcctaaaaattaagaaatggaattactaaaaactgtttgatttcaaaaaatatataaatatttctttattgttttataaagttaCCAAATGTTTTAATTCTACTAAATCTCGACAGCTGCCATAAAATGATCCCATAAAAACAGTTAGAAAATTTTGATAGATAGATAAACTCCAATCATTTGGTATatcttttgataaaataactgaTATCTCATCTATACAAAGTAATATATACAAGAcattacctaaattaataatcccaaattagtaatattaccaGTATTATACTGTTCAAACACTattggtaaaaaattaatatcctCATCAAATTTAGCAGGTGGTACTTGGCTTATAAGTATAACACAAAGCTGATAACTTTTTATCAGCTcttgtaattttgaaaataaaactatttgttcATGTTCTAACATCTCACAATTATccaacaatataattactcGTTCTTGTTGAATTTCTGATTgttttaatacgtttaaaaattgcataaaattatcaCAGCGATCAGGTAAGTCGCTTTGTTTAATatctatcaataaaaaataaaatatataagtaaaatttggttattttaacatacactgtaaattattcacttacgtaatatatcttttaaaattggttcaaataaaaattgatttgtgtAACAGCATACAGAATTTACAATAGATGATTTGACTGACTTTCCAAGTAAATTTAACAAACGAGTCGCTACACTTGTTTTACCAGTAGATGGTAGACCATGGATGAAAACACAAGGAGGTAAAACTCCATCTTCctgtagaataaaaataaactataacaatataaataaaactttgcaTATTGTATAGCACAGTAGAACTTTTGTTAGTGAGTTGTCACACAAATTAACTTGAGTTCTAAAAGCATTAAAACTATGGTCTccgaatagaaaaaataattgtacactgGTTCTgaagtattttttcaaatgtatattaaaaaagaaaaaaaggttTACTCACAGTTAAAAGTAAGTTAgacaacatatttatttgaacttGCCTAAATGGAAATTCAGAGTTTAATGTATCTtttattgaagtattttttgatttcgATGACATAGTAAACTATATAACTGAATtggtaatgaattaaaaactaaacaatgAACCGTAATGttgcaatgattttttaaatcaacaaagtatttaatattttaataaataaatttatattgaataatattcattgttatcaataatttgattaaaaatggaGGGAAAATGtcgtataatagaaataaataataaataataataatattatatttatggtgGCCGGagggaaataaatattaaatacctatgtcTATGGGGAGAGTGAAAACACTGAAAACTGAAAATCATGAATTCATATACTAAGAAAACTTAGTTCATGGTGcaaattagaatataaaaataggaattattttgaaataaactgTAGTTAACTACCTTCCTATAGTGAATAGTGATAGTCTGTTATCTATTCAATATATTCTATGCTAATGTGCTATAACTTACTAACTTAGTCGTGAATACTAATGGAAAAATCATAGAGTAttgatagaatattttttcatgataTCAAGGCCGTATCTGGGGGGTGTCCAGGGTGTCTGGACCCCCCCCCGAaatttcttcaatattttacaaatgtttaaaataattatttatttttaacaccaacgtaaaaatattttcagtcaAAAATGACTTAAGCTCCAATTAATCATTGACTGTTTTTAGCGATTACGGACTTCTCTCTTTAGACAATTCTGAACCTACTTACAATGATGGTAACTTCCGAGCATTATTGAGAATGCGCATTTCGTGTGAAGATAAAAATCTAACATATCACATTGAGAATCAAGCGTTAAATGCTTCATATATAAGTCCTatgattcaaaataattttataaatatatgtggaAAAATTATACAAGACCAGTtagttaacaaaattaatcagGCAAAATGTTTTTCTGTATTAGTCGACGAGACAACTGACGTATCGCGTGTTGAACAACTGTCATTGTGTGTACGTTATTtagacaataatttaaatattgaaaaaaatgaaatcaacAATTATGTATTGAAAGAAGACTTCTTACAATTTGTACCGGTAAATTCTACCACTGGTCAAAATTTGGCCACAGTAATTCTAGctactttaaaaaatcttgGTATAAAATGTGACTATTTACTTGGCCAAGGCTATGATGGCGCCGCAGCCATGAGTGGTAGTTTTATAGGAGTACAGTCTGTTATAAGAGAAGTACATCCCGCTGCACTTTATGTCCACTGTAGTGCACATTCGTTAAATTTAGCACTTGCTCATTCGTCAAACATTCACCATATTCGAAATTGTATTGGAACAATAAAATCTGTaggaaattttattaaaatatcggcTAAACGAActgaactattaaaaaataaaacaaaagaatTCCTTCCTGAAACCAAATGGACAAAATTAACTTCCATGTGTGAGACTAGGTGGGTTGAAAATCATGATGGTATGCTTAGATTTTCAGAAATATATAAACCTATTGTTGCAACATTAGAAGaactacaattatttgttGACATTGAAACATCATCTAAAGCTTTACAGTTATATAAGTGTGTAACAACtagtgaatttataataagtatgataACTGCGACCACACTTTTTTCTATAACTTTgccattatgtaaaatattgtagtcGGTGAAATGTGATTTAAGTGAAGCAGTAGATCATGTTGAAACAGTTTTAAGTGAAGTGAAAGATATGcgaacaaatattaatgaaaatttcaaagaaatattcaataaatccGAAAAATTGTTCATATCCGTGAACGaggaagaaaaaataaaaataccaagaTTAGTAAGTCGTTCAACAAATAGAATAAATGTGGATACCAACATTCCTGAAGATTATTTTCGTATTGCAATTGCGATTCCATTCTATGATGATTTTATTAGTCAACTTAAAGAACGGTTTTCCAAACACAAGACGATTTTATCGTCTTTGCATTTATTAATACCAAAAATGTGTTTGAAATCTCCAATTTTAGAATCagattttagtatatattcagattttataaatattgacacATTACCTTCAGAACTGAAATTGTGGAAAAGAAAATGGATTGCTTTCAAAGATGTAGATCGTCCACATACAGCTGTAGaagcattaaattattgtaatcctGAACTTTTTCCAAATatccattttttattaaaagtactaGCTACACTACCGGTTTCTACAGCAACTCCCGAACGAACTTTTTCGACATTAAAACGCGTCAAGACATTTTTACGGAACTCTACGGGACAAGAAAGACTAACTGGACTAGCTCTATTAAGTGTCCATAGAGATGTTACGGTTAATCCCGATGAAGTGTTAAACCAGTTTGCTCTTCAAAAAGATaggaacatattattagtttaaaataatatgatttgtatttgtgaattttttatttcttaattttatacttcatatttgtatagtgTAAGGTGACAAGATGTCaaagtaattttgtttatttgattttattatattttaataaaaggagATTAAATCTTTTTCTgtcttatttttaaccaaatatcaaaaattaaaatctaaattcaataaaattacaatatacatgttttGGACCCCCCCGAAAAAAATTTCTAGATACGGCCttgcatgatattatattatttagcatttatgcattcacattattttagaagattctagaatataataaaataaattaattgtaaatagtgATTTGGTAACAATCGGTAGGTCATGACAaaacatgtaattaattaattttttattaaagtttatcaATACCTACATTCAGATATCCAAATCGTGTTTCCGTGTATCTCTTACATGGTATGCTAGTTTaatatacagtgaa
This sequence is a window from Rhopalosiphum maidis isolate BTI-1 chromosome 1, ASM367621v3, whole genome shotgun sequence. Protein-coding genes within it:
- the LOC113548992 gene encoding origin recognition complex subunit 5: MSSKSKNTSIKDTLNSEFPFRQVQINMLSNLLLTEDGVLPPCVFIHGLPSTGKTSVATRLLNLLGKSVKSSIVNSVCCYTNQFLFEPILKDILHIKQSDLPDRCDNFMQFLNVLKQSEIQQERVIILLDNCEMLEHEQIVLFSKLQELIKSYQLCVILISQVPPAKFDEDINFLPIVFEQYNTDEISVILSKDIPNDWSLSIYQNFLTVFMGSFYGSCRDLVELKHLANLLFIKYIEPIEDGSCTEMNQPLLFRKISPSIQLLLNNVYLGTSLENVNSLSDEKTKFEKLALDLPYYAKYFLIAAYIASFNLPKYDKQLFVKASNKKRKTNRLVNKTENSTSQLVGPKVFSLDRLLAIFYAIIEENTNMTANLLAQVNTLSDLGLLIRLGDGKLDTPKYRCSVSFDCVNNIAQTVKFNLNKYLIDK
- the LOC113551980 gene encoding 52 kDa repressor of the inhibitor of the protein kinase-like; translation: MRISCEDKNLTYHIENQALNASYISPMIQNNFINICGKIIQDQLVNKINQAKCFSVLVDETTDVSRVEQLSLCVRYLDNNLNIEKNEINNYVLKEDFLQFVPVNSTTGQNLATVILATLKNLGIKCDYLLGQGYDGAAAMSGSFIGVQSVIREVHPAALYVHCSAHSLNLALAHSSNIHHIRNCIGTIKSVGNFIKISAKRTELLKNKTKEFLPETKWTKLTSMCETRWVENHDGMLRFSEIYKPIVATLEELQLFVDIETSSKALQLYKCSVKCDLSEAVDHVETVLSEVKDMRTNINENFKEIFNKSEKLFISVNEEEKIKIPRLVSRSTNRINVDTNIPEDYFRIAIAIPFYDDFISQLKERFSKHKTILSSLHLLIPKMCLKSPILESDFSIYSDFINIDTLPSELKLWKRKWIAFKDVDRPHTAVEALNYCNPELFPNIHFLLKVLATLPVSTATPERTFSTLKRVKTFLRNSTGQERLTGLALLSVHRDVTVNPDEVLNQFALQKDRNILLV